One region of Camelina sativa cultivar DH55 chromosome 6, Cs, whole genome shotgun sequence genomic DNA includes:
- the LOC104699439 gene encoding pentatricopeptide repeat-containing protein At5g08510-like — translation MIDVAKRLFDEIGNQRNLCSWNSMIGSLATHGKHNEALELYSQMLREGEKPDAVTFVGLLLACVHGGMVVKGQELFKSMEEVHKVSPKLEHYGCMIDLLGRVGKLEEACDLIKTMPMKPDAVVWGTLLGACSFHGNVEIYQFLDEIFRFTLSFSYFGVLLLMPGSVCVSAGTPAQLNEEDPPTGAEEGVWNFVHNNS, via the exons ATGATTGATGTAGCGAAACGTTTGTTCGATGAAATTGGGAACCAGAGAAATTTGTGCTCCTGGAACTCAATGATTGGTAGTCTAGCTACTCACGGGAAACACAACGAAGCTCTTGAGCTTTATTCACAAATGTTG CGAGAAGGAGAAAAACCAGATGCAGTGACATTTGTCGGGTTGCTGCTAGCTTGTGTTCATGGTGGGATGGTAGTGAAGGGACAAGAATTGTTCAAGTCCATGGAGGAAGTTCACAAGGTTTCGCCAAAGCTAGAGCACTACGGATGCATGATCGATCTCTTGGGACGTGTTGGGAAGCTGGAAGAAGCATGTGATCTCATCAAAACAATGCCAATGAAACCAGACGCTGTTGTATGGGGAACTCTTTTAGGTGCTTGTAGTTTCCATGGAAATGTTGAGATTTATCAGTTTCTTGATGAAATTTTTAGATTCACTTTGtcattttcttat TTTGGTGTGCTGTTATTAATGCCAGGTTCTGTTTGTGTTTCTGCAGGGACACCGGCACAATTAAATGAAGAAGATCCACCTACTGGTGCGGAGGAAGGAGTTTGGAATTTTGTACATAATAATAGCTAg
- the LOC104793339 gene encoding uncharacterized protein LOC104793339, translating into MDGLIPMAYKAMKKNITRRRYERLSSSATTRESYEFVSDIEMNVDGHHRRRWSVGDFSSLSSRETKRNGGVAPEKGFSPPREGQLVRFKSHRLFSCISGQ; encoded by the coding sequence ATGGATGGTTTAATACCAATGGCCTATAAGGCTATGAAGAAGAACATAACTCGTCGTCGTTACGAACGTCTCTCCTCTTCCGCCACGACTCGTGAGTCTTACGAATTCGTCTCTGATATTGAAATGAACGTCGACGGCCACCACCGCCGTCGCTGGTCCGTTGGAGATTTCTCATCGTTATCAAGCcgggaaacaaaaagaaacggTGGCGTAGCTCCGGAGAAAGGTTTTTCTCCGCCGCGGGAAGGTCAGCTTGTGAGGTTCAAGAGCCATAGATTGTTTTCTTGCATCTCAGGTCAATAA
- the LOC104793340 gene encoding transcription termination factor MTERF4, chloroplastic-like isoform X1, with translation MRYLLLRRNKFVTLIKRECFIFPIISSPETKTLINPDPNIPQFQNPCSISRIAHYATQSSKFPEYEMPTVTWGVIQGKKEKLVNRVKICDYLKGLGIITDELESIELPSTIEVMCERVEFLQKLGLTIDDINEYPLMLGCSVRKNLIPVLAYLEKIGIPRSKLGEFVKNYPQVLHASVVVELAPVVKFLRGLDVEKQDLGYVLMKYPELLGFKLEGTMSTSVAYLVSIGVSPRDIGPMVTQYPYLLGMRVGTMIKPLVDYLISIGLPKKIVARMLEKRAYVVGYNLEETVKPNVDCLISFGIKKELLPLVIAQYPQILGLPVKAKMSTQQYFFSLKLKIDPEGFARVVEKMPQIVSLKQNVIMKPVEFLLGRAFPVEDIAKMVVRCPQILCSRVELMKNSYYFYKTEMGRPMKELVEYPEYFTYSLESRIKPRYQKLQSKGIRSSLNWFLNCSDQRFEERLQGNYIDPDTEGPTFDMGGKLDMPGGEIVSDEEEDESDDDEVLYKPHCYIVE, from the exons ATGAGGTATCTTCTTCTCAGGAGGAACAAGTTCGTGACTTTGATCAAAAGAGAGTGTTTCATCTTTCCGATTATATCATCCCCTGAAACTAAAACCCTGATAAACCCAGATCCTAATATCCCTCAATTTCAAAACCCTTGTTCGATTTCCAGGATTGCTCACTATGCAACTCAATCTTCGAAGTTCCCGGAGTACGAGATGCCTACAGTCACATGGGGAGTCATACAagggaagaaagagaagctcGTGAATCGTGTTAAAATCTGCGATTATCTCAAGGGTTTGGGGATAATCACCGATGAATTGGAGAGTATTGAGCTACCTTCCACCATTGAAGTCATGTGTGAGCGTGTTGAGTTCTTACAGAAGCTAGGGTTGACCATAGACGATATAAATGAGTATCCTTTGATGTTAGGCTGCAGTGTGCGTAAGAATTTGATTCCTGTCTTGGCTTACTTAGAGAAAATTGGAATCCCGAGATCGAAATTGGGAGAATTTGTTAAGAACTATCCTCAGGTTCTCCATGCAAGTGTGGTTGTTGAGCTTGCTCCTGTGGTTAAGTTTCTTAGAGGTCTCGATGTTGAGAAGCAAGATTTGGGGTATGTTCTGATGAAGTACCCTGAGCTTTTAGGGTTTAAACTCGAAGGCACTATGAGCACATCCGTTGCGTATTTGGTAAGCATTGGTGTGAGTCCTAGGGACATTGGTCCAATGGTGACTCAGTATCCTTATCTTTTGGGAATGAGAGTTGGAAC CATGATCAAACCTCTTGTAGATTATCTAATTTCCATTGGTTTGCCGAAGAAAATTGTGGCTAGGATGCTAGAGAAACGTGCATATGTAGTCGGATACAATCTTGAGGAGACTGTTAAACCAAATGTAgattgtttgattagttttggAATCAAGAAAGAACTACTGCCTTTGGTTATTGCTCAATATCCTCAAATTCTTGGGTTACCGGTAAAAGCCAAGATGTCTACACAACAGTACTTTTTCAGCTTGAAGCTCAAGATTGATCCTGAAGGATTTGCCCGTGTAGTAGAGAAAATGCCACAGATTGTTAGCCTGAAGCAGAATGTGATAATGAAACCCGTTGAGTTTCTCTTGGGCAGGGCGTTTCCAGTCGAGGACATTGCGAAAATGGTTGTGAGATGTCCTCAGATCCTCTGTTCCCGAGTCGAACTCATGAAGAATAGCTACTACTTTTACAAGACTGAGATGGGGAGACCGATGAAAGAACTCGTGGAGTACCCTGAGTATTTTACTTATAGCTTGGAGTCAAGAATCAAACCGAGGTACCAGAAGCTACAGAGCAAAGGAATTAGGAGTTCATTGAACTGGTTCCTCAATTGCAGTGACCAAAGATTTGAGGAACGGTTGCAAGGTAACTATATCGATCCAGATACTGAAGGTCCAACATTCGACATGGGTGGGAAGTTAGATATGCCTGGTGGCGAGATTGTGtctgatgaggaagaagatgagagtgatgatgatgaagttctCTACAAACCGCACTGTTACATTGTAGAATAA
- the LOC104793340 gene encoding transcription termination factor MTERF4, chloroplastic-like isoform X5, whose product MRYLLLRRNKFVTLIKRECFIFPIISSPETKTLINPDPNIPQFQNPCSISRIAHYATQSSKFPEYEMPTVTWGVIQGKKEKLVNRVKICDYLKGLGIITDELESIELPSTIEVMCERVEFLQKLGLTIDDINEYPLMLGCSVRKNLIPVLAYLEKIGIPRSKLGEFVKNYPQVLHASVVVELAPVVKFLRGLDVEKQDLGYVLMKYPELLGFKLEGTMSTSVAYLVSIGVSPRDIGPMVTQYPYLLGMRVGTMIKPLVDYLISIGLPKKIVARMLEKRAYVVGYNLEETVKPNVDCLISFGIKKELLPLVIAQYPQILGLPVKAKMSTQQYFFSLKLKIDPEGFARVVEKMPQIVSLKQNVIMKPVEFLLGRAFPVEDIAKMVVRCPQILCSRVELMKNSYYFYKTEMGRPMKELVEYPEYFTYSLESRIKPRYQKLQSKGIRSSLNWFLNCSDQRFEERLQGNYIDPDTEGPTFDMGGKLDMPGGEIVSDEEEDESDDDEVLYKPHCYIVE is encoded by the exons ATGAGGTATCTTCTTCTCAGGAGGAACAAGTTCGTGACTTTGATCAAAAGAGAGTGTTTCATCTTTCCGATTATATCATCCCCTGAAACTAAAACCCTGATAAACCCAGATCCTAATATCCCTCAATTTCAAAACCCTTGTTCGATTTCCAGGATTGCTCACTATGCAACTCAATCTTCGAAGTTCCCGGAGTACGAGATGCCTACAGTCACATGGGGAGTCATACAagggaagaaagagaagctcGTGAATCGTGTTAAAATCTGCGATTATCTCAAGGGTTTGGGGATAATCACCGATGAATTGGAGAGTATTGAGCTACCTTCCACCATTGAAGTCATGTGTGAGCGTGTTGAGTTCTTACAGAAGCTAGGGTTGACCATAGACGATATAAATGAGTATCCTTTGATGTTAGGCTGCAGTGTGCGTAAGAATTTGATTCCTGTCTTGGCTTACTTAGAGAAAATTGGAATCCCGAGATCGAAATTGGGAGAATTTGTTAAGAACTATCCTCAG GTTCTCCATGCAAGTGTGGTTGTTGAGCTTGCTCCGGTGGTTAAGTTTCTTAGAGGTCTGGACGTTGAGAAGCAAGATTTGGGGTATGTTCTGATGAAGTACCCTGAGCTTTTAGGGTTTAAACTCGAAGGCACTATGAGCACATCCGTTGCGTATTTGGTAAGCATTGGTGTGAGTCCTAGGGACATTGGTCCAATGGTGACTCAGTATCCTTATCTTTTGGGAATGAGAGTTGGAACCATGATCAAACCTCTTGTAGATTATCTAATTTCCATTGGTTTGCCGAAGAAAATTGTGGCTAGGATGCTAGAGAAACGTGCATATGTAGTCGGATACAATCTTGAGGAGACTGTTAAACCAAATGTAgattgtttgattagttttggAATCAAGAAAGAACTACTGCCTTTGGTTATTGCTCAATATCCTCAAATTCTTGGGTTACCGGTAAAAGCCAAGATGTCTACACAACAGTACTTTTTCAGCTTGAAGCTCAAGATTGATCCTGAAGGATTTGCCCGTGTAGTAGAGAAAATGCCACAGATTGTTAGCCTGAAGCAGAATGTGATAATGAAACCCGTTGAGTTTCTCTTGGGCAGGGCGTTTCCAGTCGAGGACATTGCGAAAATGGTTGTGAGATGTCCTCAGATCCTCTGTTCCCGAGTCGAACTCATGAAGAATAGCTACTACTTTTACAAGACTGAGATGGGGAGACCGATGAAAGAACTCGTGGAGTACCCTGAGTATTTTACTTATAGCTTGGAGTCAAGAATCAAACCGAGGTACCAGAAGCTACAGAGCAAAGGAATTAGGAGTTCATTGAACTGGTTCCTCAATTGCAGTGACCAAAGATTTGAGGAACGGTTGCAAGGTAACTATATCGATCCAGATACTGAAGGTCCAACATTCGACATGGGTGGGAAGTTAGATATGCCTGGTGGCGAGATTGTGtctgatgaggaagaagatgagagtgatgatgatgaagttctCTACAAACCGCACTGTTACATTGTAGAATAA
- the LOC104793340 gene encoding transcription termination factor MTERF4, chloroplastic-like isoform X2 translates to MRYLLLRRNKFVTLIKRECFIFPIISSPETKTLINPDPNIPQFQNPCSISRIAHYATQSSKFPEYEMPTVTWGVIQGKKEKLVNRVKICDYLKGLGIITDELESIELPSTIEVMCERVEFLQKLGLTIDDINEYPLMLGCSVRKNLIPVLAYLEKIGIPRSKLGEFVKNYPQVLHASVVVELAPVVKFLRGLDVEKQDLGYVLMKYPELLGFKLEGTMSTSVAYLVSIGVSPRDIGPMVTQYPYLLGMRVGTMIKPLVDYLISIGLPKKIVARMLEKRAYVVGYNLEETVKPNVDCLISFGIKKELLPLVIAQYPQILGLPVKAKMSTQQYFFSLKLKIDPEGFARVVEKMPQIVSLKQNVIMKPVEFLLGRAFPVEDIAKMVVRCPQILCSRVELMKNSYYFYKTEMGRPMKELVEYPEYFTYSLESRIKPRYQKLQSKGIRSSLNWFLNCSDQRFEERLQGNYIDPDTEGPTFDMGGKLDMPGGEIVSDEEEDESDDDEVLYKPHCYIVE, encoded by the exons ATGAGGTATCTTCTTCTCAGGAGGAACAAGTTCGTGACTTTGATCAAAAGAGAGTGTTTCATCTTTCCGATTATATCATCCCCTGAAACTAAAACCCTGATAAACCCAGATCCTAATATCCCTCAATTTCAAAACCCTTGTTCGATTTCCAGGATTGCTCACTATGCAACTCAAT CTTCAAAGTTCCCGGAGTACGAGATGCCTACAGTCACATGGGGAGTTATACAagggaagaaagagaagctcGTGAATCGTGTCAAAATCTGCGATTATCTCAAGGGTTTGGGGATAATCACCGATGAATTGGAGAGTATTGAGCTACCTTCCACCATTGAAGTCATGTGTGAGCGTGTTGAGTTCTTACAGAAGCTAGGGTTGACCATAGACGATATAAATGAGTATCCTTTGATGTTAGGCTGCAGTGTGCGTAAGAATTTGATTCCTGTCTTGGCTTACTTAGAGAAAATTGGAATCCCGAGATCGAAATTGGGAGAATTTGTTAAGAACTATCCTCAGGTTCTCCATGCAAGTGTGGTTGTTGAGCTTGCTCCGGTGGTTAAGTTTCTTAGAGGTCTGGACGTTGAGAAGCAAGATTTGGGGTATGTTCTGATGAAGTACCCTGAGCTTTTAGGGTTTAAACTCGAAGGCACTATGAGCACATCCGTTGCGTATTTGGTAAGCATTGGTGTGAGTCCTAGGGACATTGGTCCAATGGTGACTCAGTATCCTTATCTTTTGGGAATGAGAGTTGGAACCATGATCAAACCTCTTGTAGATTATCTAATTTCCATTGGTTTGCCGAAGAAAATTGTGGCTAGGATGCTAGAGAAACGTGCATATGTAGTCGGATACAATCTTGAGGAGACTGTTAAACCAAATGTAgattgtttgattagttttggAATCAAGAAAGAACTACTGCCTTTGGTTATTGCTCAATATCCTCAAATTCTTGGGTTACCGGTAAAAGCCAAGATGTCTACACAACAGTACTTTTTCAGCTTGAAGCTCAAGATTGATCCTGAAGGATTTGCCCGTGTAGTAGAGAAAATGCCACAGATTGTTAGCCTGAAGCAGAATGTGATAATGAAACCCGTTGAGTTTCTCTTGGGCAGGGCGTTTCCAGTCGAGGACATTGCGAAAATGGTTGTGAGATGTCCTCAGATCCTCTGTTCCCGAGTCGAACTCATGAAGAATAGCTACTACTTTTACAAGACTGAGATGGGGAGACCGATGAAAGAACTCGTGGAGTACCCTGAGTATTTTACTTATAGCTTGGAGTCAAGAATCAAACCGAGGTACCAGAAGCTACAGAGCAAAGGAATTAGGAGTTCATTGAACTGGTTCCTCAATTGCAGTGACCAAAGATTTGAGGAACGGTTGCAAGGTAACTATATCGATCCAGATACTGAAGGTCCAACATTCGACATGGGTGGGAAGTTAGATATGCCTGGTGGCGAGATTGTGtctgatgaggaagaagatgagagtgatgatgatgaagttctCTACAAACCGCACTGTTACATTGTAGAATAA
- the LOC104793340 gene encoding transcription termination factor MTERF4, chloroplastic-like isoform X3: MRYLLLRRNKFVTLIKRECFIFPIISSPETKTLINPDPNIPQFQNPCSISRIAHYATQSSKFPEYEMPTVTWGVIQGKKEKLVNRVKICDYLKGLGIITDELESIELPSTIEVMCERVEFLQKLGLTIDDINEYPLMLGCSVRKNLIPVLAYLEKIGIPRSKLGEFVKNYPQVLHASVVVELAPVVKFLRGLDVEKQDLGYVLMKYPELLGFKLEGTMSTSVAYLVSIGVSPRDIGPMVTQYPYLLGMRVGTMIKPLVDYLISIGLPKKIVARMLEKRAYVVGYNLEETVKPNVDCLISFGIKKELLPLVIAQYPQILGLPVKAKMSTQQYFFSLKLKIDPEGFARVVEKMPQIVSLKQNVIMKPVEFLLGRAFPVEDIAKMVVRCPQILCSRVELMKNSYYFYKTEMGRPMKELVEYPEYFTYSLESRIKPRYQKLQSKGIRSSLNWFLNCSDQRFEERLQGNYIDPDTEGPTFDMGGKLDMPGGEIVSDEEEDESDDDEVLYKPHCYIVE; the protein is encoded by the exons ATGAGGTATCTTCTTCTCAGGAGGAACAAGTTCGTGACTTTGATCAAAAGAGAGTGTTTCATCTTTCCGATTATATCATCCCCTGAAACTAAAACCCTGATAAACCCAGATCCTAATATCCCTCAATTTCAAAACCCTTGTTCGATTTCCAGGATTGC TCACTATGCAACTCAATCTTCAAAGTTCCCGGAGTACGAGATGCCTACAGTCACATGGGGAGTTATACAagggaagaaagagaagctcGTGAATCGTGTCAAAATCTGCGATTATCTCAAGGGTTTGGGGATAATCACCGATGAATTGGAGAGTATTGAGCTACCTTCCACCATTGAAGTCATGTGTGAGCGTGTTGAGTTCTTACAGAAGCTAGGGTTGACCATAGACGATATAAATGAGTATCCTTTGATGTTAGGCTGCAGTGTGCGTAAGAATTTGATTCCTGTCTTGGCTTACTTAGAGAAAATTGGAATCCCGAGATCGAAATTGGGAGAATTTGTTAAGAACTATCCTCAGGTTCTCCATGCAAGTGTGGTTGTTGAGCTTGCTCCGGTGGTTAAGTTTCTTAGAGGTCTGGACGTTGAGAAGCAAGATTTGGGGTATGTTCTGATGAAGTACCCTGAGCTTTTAGGGTTTAAACTCGAAGGCACTATGAGCACATCCGTTGCGTATTTGGTAAGCATTGGTGTGAGTCCTAGGGACATTGGTCCAATGGTGACTCAGTATCCTTATCTTTTGGGAATGAGAGTTGGAACCATGATCAAACCTCTTGTAGATTATCTAATTTCCATTGGTTTGCCGAAGAAAATTGTGGCTAGGATGCTAGAGAAACGTGCATATGTAGTCGGATACAATCTTGAGGAGACTGTTAAACCAAATGTAgattgtttgattagttttggAATCAAGAAAGAACTACTGCCTTTGGTTATTGCTCAATATCCTCAAATTCTTGGGTTACCGGTAAAAGCCAAGATGTCTACACAACAGTACTTTTTCAGCTTGAAGCTCAAGATTGATCCTGAAGGATTTGCCCGTGTAGTAGAGAAAATGCCACAGATTGTTAGCCTGAAGCAGAATGTGATAATGAAACCCGTTGAGTTTCTCTTGGGCAGGGCGTTTCCAGTCGAGGACATTGCGAAAATGGTTGTGAGATGTCCTCAGATCCTCTGTTCCCGAGTCGAACTCATGAAGAATAGCTACTACTTTTACAAGACTGAGATGGGGAGACCGATGAAAGAACTCGTGGAGTACCCTGAGTATTTTACTTATAGCTTGGAGTCAAGAATCAAACCGAGGTACCAGAAGCTACAGAGCAAAGGAATTAGGAGTTCATTGAACTGGTTCCTCAATTGCAGTGACCAAAGATTTGAGGAACGGTTGCAAGGTAACTATATCGATCCAGATACTGAAGGTCCAACATTCGACATGGGTGGGAAGTTAGATATGCCTGGTGGCGAGATTGTGtctgatgaggaagaagatgagagtgatgatgatgaagttctCTACAAACCGCACTGTTACATTGTAGAATAA
- the LOC104793340 gene encoding transcription termination factor MTERF4, chloroplastic-like isoform X4, with protein MRYLLLRRNKFVTLIKRECFIFPIISSPETKTLINPDPNIPQFQNPCSISRIAHYATQSSKFPEYEMPTVTWGVIQGKKEKLVNRVKICDYLKGLGIITDELESIELPSTIEVMCERVEFLQKLGLTIDDINEYPLMLGCSVRKNLIPVLAYLEKIGIPRSKLGEFVKNYPQVLHASVVVELAPVVKFLRGLDVEKQDLGYVLMKYPELLGFKLEGTMSTSVAYLVSIGVSPRDIGPMVTQYPYLLGMRVGTMIKPLVDYLISIGLPKKIVARMLEKRAYVVGYNLEETVKPNVDCLISFGIKKELLPLVIAQYPQILGLPVKAKMSTQQYFFSLKLKIDPEGFARVVEKMPQIVSLKQNVIMKPVEFLLGRAFPVEDIAKMVVRCPQILCSRVELMKNSYYFYKTEMGRPMKELVEYPEYFTYSLESRIKPRYQKLQSKGIRSSLNWFLNCSDQRFEERLQGNYIDPDTEGPTFDMGGKLDMPGGEIVSDEEEDESDDDEVLYKPHCYIVE; from the exons ATGAGGTATCTTCTTCTCAGGAGGAACAAGTTCGTGACTTTGATCAAAAGAGAGTGTTTCATCTTTCCGATTATATCATCCCCTGAAACTAAAACCCTGATAAACCCAGATCCTAATATCCCTCAATTTCAAAACCCTTGTTCGATTTCCAGGATTGCTCACTATGCAACTCAATCTTCGAAGTTCCCGGAGTACGAGATGCCTACAGTCACATGGGGAGTCATACAagggaagaaagagaagctcGTGAATCGTGTTAAAATCTGCGATTATCTCAAGGGTTTGGGGATAATCACCGATGAATTGGAGAGTATTGAGCTACCTTCCACCATTGAAGTCATGTGTGAGCGTGTTGAGTTCTTACAGAAGCTAGGGTTGACCATAGACGATATAAATGAGTATCCTTTGATGTTAGGCTGCAGTGTGCGTAAGAATTTGATTCCTGTCTTGGCTTACTTAGAGAAAATTGGAATCCCGAGATCGAAATTGGGAGAATTTGTTAAGAACTATCCTCAGGTTCTCCATGCAAGTGTGGTTGTTGAGCTTGCTCCTGTGGTTAAGTTTCTTAGAGGTCTCGATGTTGAGAAGCAAGATTTGGGGTATGTTCTGATGAAGTACCCTGAGCTTTTAGGGTTTAAACTCGAAGGCACTATGAGCACATCCGTTGCGTATTTGGTAAGCATTGGTGTGAGTCCTAGGGACATTGGTCCAATGGTGACTCAGTATCCTTATCTTTTGGGAATGAGAGTTGGAACCATGATCAAACCTCTTGTAGATTATCTAATTTCCATTG GTTTGCCGAAGAAAATTGTGGCTAGGATGCTAGAGAAACGTGCATATGTAGTCGGATACAATCTTGAGGAGACTGTTAAACCAAATGTAgattgtttgattagttttggAATCAAGAAAGAACTACTGCCTTTGGTTATTGCTCAATATCCTCAAATTCTTGGGTTACCGGTAAAAGCCAAGATGTCTACACAACAGTACTTTTTCAGCTTGAAGCTCAAGATTGATCCTGAAGGATTTGCCCGTGTAGTAGAGAAAATGCCACAGATTGTTAGCCTGAAGCAGAATGTGATAATGAAACCCGTTGAGTTTCTCTTGGGCAGGGCGTTTCCAGTCGAGGACATTGCGAAAATGGTTGTGAGATGTCCTCAGATCCTCTGTTCCCGAGTCGAACTCATGAAGAATAGCTACTACTTTTACAAGACTGAGATGGGGAGACCGATGAAAGAACTCGTGGAGTACCCTGAGTATTTTACTTATAGCTTGGAGTCAAGAATCAAACCGAGGTACCAGAAGCTACAGAGCAAAGGAATTAGGAGTTCATTGAACTGGTTCCTCAATTGCAGTGACCAAAGATTTGAGGAACGGTTGCAAGGTAACTATATCGATCCAGATACTGAAGGTCCAACATTCGACATGGGTGGGAAGTTAGATATGCCTGGTGGCGAGATTGTGtctgatgaggaagaagatgagagtgatgatgatgaagttctCTACAAACCGCACTGTTACATTGTAGAATAA
- the LOC104793342 gene encoding 4-hydroxy-tetrahydrodipicolinate reductase 1, chloroplastic-like, with amino-acid sequence MNGLMASSSVFLHRPVDSRLAFASRKNHNAGKCGNGRVSFMGIGTRRLPVVLSMTASADSGDEVVKSVLPGNSISIMVNGCSGKMGKAVIKAAESAGVNIVPISFGSAGEDGQTVEVCGKEITVHGPAEREKVLSSVFEKHPELIVVDYTVPSAVNDNAELYSKVGVPFVMGTTGGDRDKLYETVEKAKIYAVISPQMGKQVVAFLAAMEIMAEQFPGAFSGYSLDVMESHQASKLDASGTAKAVISCFQELGVSYDMDQIQLIRDPKQQVEMVGVPEEHISGHAFHLYHLTSPDETVSFEFQHNVCGRSIYAEGTVDAVLFLAKKIRLKADQRIYNMIDVLREGNMR; translated from the exons ATGAACGG GTTAATGGCGTCTTCAAGTGTGTTCCTTCATCGTCCAGTGGACTCGCGTCTCGCATTTGCTTCTAGAAAGAATCACAATGCAGGAAAATGCGGTAACGGACGTGTTAGTTTCATGGGAATTGGGACACGTCGTCTTCCGGTGGTTTTATCGATGACGGCGTCGGCTGATTCCGGTGACGAGGTCGTCAAGTCTGTTTTGCCTGGAAATAGCATATCCATCATG GTGAATGGATGCAGTGGCAAAATGGGGAAAGCTGTGATCAAAGCAGCAGAGTCTGCTGGAGTAAATATTGTTCCCATATCGTTTGGTTCTGCTGGTGAGGATGGTCAGACGGTTGAGGTCTGTGGAAAGGAGATTACTGTGCATGGTCCTGctgaaagagaaaaagttctCTCTTCCGTATTTGAGAAGCACCCGGAGCTTATTGTTGTTGACTACACAGTTCCTTCTGCAGTAAATG ATAATGCGGAGCTGTATAGCAAAGTAGGTGTTCCTTTTGTCATGGGAACAACGGGTGGAGATAGGGACAAATTATATGAAACTGTTGAGAAAGCAAAGATTTATGCAGTGATTTCCCCACAGATGGGTAAACAG GTTGTAGCATTTCTTGCAGCCATGGAGATCATGGCTGAGCAGTTTCCGGGAGCCTTTTCTGGTTATTCATTGGAT GTGATGGAGTCTCATCAAGCTAGCAAATTGGATGCATCCGGAACAGCAAAAGCTGTTATTTCTTGCTTCCAGGAATTGGGTGTGTCTTACGACATGGATCAG ATACAATTGATTCGGGATCCAAAACAACAAGTGGAGATGGTGGGTGTTCCCGAAGAGCATATCTCTGGCCACGCtttccatctttatcacttGACATCACCCGATGAAAC TGTCTCCTTTGAGTTCCAGCACAATGTCTGTGGCAGATCAATATATGCTGAGGGTACTGTTGATGCTGTGCTCTTCCTCGCCAAAAAG ATTCGATTGAaagcagatcagagaatctACAACATGATCGATGTTTTGAGAGAGGGAAACATGCGTTAA